One stretch of Microcoleus sp. FACHB-672 DNA includes these proteins:
- a CDS encoding fasciclin domain-containing protein, with translation MSARNRKNLIKKLASFIGVISATSFISWPVVAQYYYGPSFFTPGAYYPTRGPLIGQIKQLGFNKLAAALNETPEIEKTLNQEGPFTILAPTDEAFDALPAGTLEELMKSKNKQNLAKLLSYHVIAGEVTEADLAAGQVKTVEGSLVKLQVNASANELLLNDAKVTDNSFNIRNGKNNNITFVVIDKVLMPPDLQQSAPATP, from the coding sequence ATGAGTGCCCGGAATCGTAAAAACTTAATAAAAAAGCTTGCAAGCTTTATTGGAGTGATTAGTGCGACTAGCTTCATTAGTTGGCCGGTAGTGGCGCAGTATTATTACGGGCCAAGTTTTTTCACGCCCGGTGCTTATTATCCCACGCGAGGGCCGCTAATTGGACAAATTAAGCAGTTAGGTTTTAATAAATTAGCTGCTGCCCTCAATGAAACCCCAGAGATAGAAAAGACGCTGAACCAAGAAGGGCCATTTACAATTTTAGCGCCAACGGATGAAGCCTTTGATGCGTTGCCGGCAGGAACGCTTGAGGAATTGATGAAGTCAAAAAACAAACAAAACCTGGCAAAACTGCTCTCTTATCATGTAATTGCCGGCGAAGTAACGGAAGCCGATCTCGCAGCGGGACAGGTGAAAACTGTGGAAGGCAGCCTTGTAAAACTTCAAGTGAATGCGAGTGCTAATGAGTTATTGCTGAATGATGCAAAAGTAACAGATAATTCATTTAATATTAGGAATGGCAAAAACAACAACATCACATTCGTGGTAATTGACAAAGTCTTGATGCCACCTGATCTTCAACAATCAGCGCCGGCAACACCCTAA
- a CDS encoding GNAT family N-acetyltransferase, with amino-acid sequence MKIKEVLAELPDLETERLLLRKMGWQDVEDIFEYASIPAVSQYTTWEPHQSLEDSQRFLKATIEGYNQHEIACWGIIEKAGNKFIGACGFAEWRPDCARGEIGYVLSPKYWGNGYMREAVRAMMGFGFCPMQLNRIEGRCMVENTASARVMEKAGMKFEGVLRQHLFAKGIYHDVKMYSILRQEWIK; translated from the coding sequence GTGAAAATAAAGGAAGTCTTGGCTGAACTGCCAGATTTAGAAACTGAGCGGCTACTGCTGCGAAAAATGGGTTGGCAGGATGTGGAAGATATCTTTGAATATGCCTCTATTCCTGCGGTTTCCCAATATACAACTTGGGAACCTCACCAATCTCTTGAAGATAGCCAGCGTTTTCTTAAGGCTACGATTGAGGGATATAATCAGCACGAAATAGCTTGTTGGGGAATAATAGAAAAAGCCGGCAATAAATTCATCGGTGCTTGTGGGTTTGCAGAGTGGAGGCCAGATTGTGCGCGGGGAGAAATTGGTTACGTTTTGTCCCCAAAGTATTGGGGAAACGGTTACATGAGGGAAGCTGTGCGGGCAATGATGGGGTTTGGTTTTTGCCCCATGCAGCTAAATCGCATTGAAGGGAGATGTATGGTTGAAAATACGGCTTCCGCAAGGGTTATGGAAAAAGCCGGCATGAAATTTGAAGGCGTACTGCGACAGCATCTATTTGCCAAAGGCATCTATCACGATGTAAAAATGTACTCGATTCTCAGGCAAGAATGGATCAAGTAG
- a CDS encoding alpha/beta hydrolase: MEWKNFLHQQRQLFLGTSASLLLLGAGIMVPATNVSAAEKVLIKVSVFRASVPVSDMKNFAETGEVSASLRDIFNATKQDPEVTRNALTEEVAVDFLLLDRALNHPFGEALLDELGKVVHTRADSANRQALRSAIILSATEDKKISLLEVIQNYPSPEVQVEGDRLIEAAAQLRRFSDVLQVILQHWPNIFP; encoded by the coding sequence ATGGAATGGAAAAACTTTTTACACCAGCAGCGCCAATTATTTTTAGGGACAAGCGCTAGCCTTTTGCTTTTGGGCGCGGGTATTATGGTGCCGGCAACCAACGTCAGCGCTGCTGAAAAAGTGCTGATTAAAGTCAGCGTTTTTCGAGCTTCAGTTCCCGTCAGCGATATGAAAAACTTCGCTGAAACCGGGGAAGTCTCTGCTTCCCTGCGAGATATTTTCAATGCGACAAAACAAGACCCGGAAGTTACTCGCAATGCCTTGACGGAAGAAGTAGCGGTTGATTTTTTGCTCTTAGATCGCGCCCTCAATCACCCGTTTGGTGAAGCTTTATTAGATGAATTGGGGAAAGTCGTACACACGCGAGCTGATAGCGCCAACCGGCAAGCTTTGCGCTCCGCCATCATCCTGTCGGCAACGGAAGATAAGAAAATATCGTTGTTAGAAGTTATTCAAAACTATCCGTCACCTGAAGTGCAAGTAGAGGGAGATCGCCTCATCGAAGCTGCTGCCCAACTGCGCCGATTTAGTGATGTGCTGCAGGTAATTTTACAGCACTGGCCAAATATTTTCCCTTGA